A genome region from Populus alba chromosome 3, ASM523922v2, whole genome shotgun sequence includes the following:
- the LOC118051760 gene encoding serine/threonine-protein kinase BSK2 — protein MGCFYSRTIHLPSPDDLSKLHSENGDEGGQVQQVPAFKEYSLSELRKATNGFCTDFIVSESGEKAPNVVYKGILDNNHLVAVKRFSKLAWPDAQQFVVEAAGVGKLRHRRLVNLIGCCNEGDERLLVAQYMPNDTLSKHLFHWDKQPLAWEMRVRVAHYIAQALDYCNTENRKIYHDLNAYRILFDEDGDPCLSSFGLMKNSRDGKSYSTNLAYTPPEFLRTGRVIPESVIYSYGTVLLDLLSGKHIPPSRALDIIRGKNVLMLMDSSLEGQYASDDATNLVELASKCLQSEARDRPDPKFLLAAVAPLQKQKEVASYILMGLSKDTVTLPTILSPIGKACARMDLTAVHDILLKTGYKDEEGAENELSFQEWTQQVQDILNTKKFGDIAFRDSDFKKAIEYYSKLVNLMSIPSATVFARRAFSCLMNGQAELALRDAMQAQVCIPEWPTAFYLQALALSKLGMETDAKDMLNDGAVLEVKWQSRYKF, from the exons ATGGGTTGCTTTTATTCTCGAACCATCCACCTTCCCTCCCCCGACGACCTTTCTAAGCTTCACTcag AAAATGGGGATGAGGGTGGTCAAGTCCAGCAAGTGCCAGCATTCAAAGAGTATAGTTTGAGCGAGCTAAGAAAGGCCACAAATGGGTTTTGCACAGATTTTATCGTCTCTGAGAGTGGTGAGAAAGCGCCTAATGTTGTTTATAAGGGTATTCTTGACAACAATCATTTGGTGGCTGTTAAAAGGTTCTCTAAACTGGCATGGCCTgatgctcaacagtttgtg GTGGAAGCGGCAGGGGTGGGGAAGTTGAGGCACAGGAGACTGGTAAATCTGATTGGTTGCTGTAATGAAGGTGATGAAAGATTGCTGGTAGCGCAGTACATGCCCAATGATACCCTTTCCAAGCACCTCTTCCACT gGGACAAGCAGCCACTGGCATGGGAAATGCGTGTTAGAGTTGCCCATTACATTGCACAAGCACTTGACTATTGTAATACAGAGAACCGGAAGATCTATCACGATTTGAATGCATACAGAATTCTTTTTGATGAG GATGGTGACCCATGTTTGTCGAGTTTTGGCCTTATGAAAAATAGTAGAGATGGAAAAAGCTACAGTACAAATTTGGCTTACACTCCACCTGAGTTCTTGCGGACAG GCAGAGTCATTCCAGAGAGCGTGATCTACAGTTATGGAACTGTTCTATTGGATCTTTTGAGTGGAAagcacattcctcctagccgt GCCCTAGACATAATACGGGGAAAAAATGTTCTGATGTTGATGGATTCATCGTTGGAGGGGCAGTATGCCAGCGATGATGCTACTAATTTGGTGGAACTTGCTTCAAAATGTCTTCAATCTGAGGCTAGGGATCGGCCTGATCCCAAGTTTCTCCTTGCAGCAGTTGCACCACTTCAAAAACAGAAAGAG GTTGCATCTTACATTCTCATGGGCTTGTCTAAAGATACAGTTACTCTGCCAACCATTCTTTCTCCGATTGGGAAGGCTTGTGCCAGGATGGATCTTACTGCTGTACATGATATTTTGCTTAAAACTGGTTACAAAGATGAAGAGGGCGCAGAAAATGAG CTTTCATTTCAAGAATGGACACAGCAAGTGCAAGATATATTGAACACCAAGAAGTTTGGGGATATTGCATTCAGGGACAGTGATTTCAAGAAAGCAATTGAATATTATTCAAAG TTGGTGAATCTGATGTCAATTCCTTCTGCAACTGTCTTTGCAAGGAGAGCCTTCTCCTGCTTGATGAATGGCCAAGCAGAGCTCGCACTCAGGGATGCCATGCAGGCTCAAGTGTGCATACCAGAGTGGCCAACTGCATTCTACTTGCAGGCTCTTGCACTCTCAAAGCTTGGAATGGAAACTGATGCTAAAGACATGCTTAATGATGGAGCAGTCCTCGAAGTGAAGTGGCAGAGTAGATACAAATTTTAG
- the LOC118051758 gene encoding glycine cleavage system H protein 3, mitochondrial yields the protein MALRLWASSTANALRISVASSTAHLSPSYSLSRCFSTVVDGLKYASSHEWVKHEGPVATIGITDHAQDHLGEVVFVDLPEPEGSVSQGKSFGAVESVKATSDINSPISGEIVEVNTKLSETPGLINKSPYEEGWMIKVKPSNPSELQSLLGPKEYTKFCEEEESH from the exons ATGGCACTGAGGTTGTGGGCTTCTTCAACGGCCAATGCACTGAGAATCTCTGTTGCCTCCTCCACTGCTCACCTCTCTCCTTCCTACTCCCTCTCAAGATGCTTCTCTACTG TTGTAGATGGGTTGAAGTATGCATCTTCACATGAGTGGGTGAAGCATGAAGGTCCGGTGGCCACTATTGGCATTACAGATCATGCTCAG GATCATCTGGGAGAAGTGGTGTTCGTAGACTTGCCAGAACCGGAAGGTTCTGTCAGCCAAGGGAAGAGCTTTGGAGCAGTGGAAAGCGTGAAAGCAACTAGTGATATCAATTCTCCAATCTCCGGCGAGATTGTTGAGGTTAATACAAAGCTTAGTGAAACTCCTGGACTG ATAAATAAAAGTCCATATGAAGAGGGATGGATGATCAAGGTGAAGCCAAGCAACCCGTCAGAATTACAGTCCCTCCTTGGTCCAAAGGAATACACAAAATTCTGCGAGGAAGAAGAATCTCATTAG
- the LOC118051757 gene encoding uncharacterized protein isoform X1 yields the protein MGEINEEDEAKSNHSNIDDNGNMAEITVKTIGPSPPSRLLLPSPIKVRDLRKLVAENRHLPIENLRLILRGNVLHDSRDEDDIRLNNGDSLIVAVKPKPPAKHLRDGFDDDDDDLKFQLPQSASRWKRRLYFFLHDKLKLPDILLMGLFSLSLKAWAVFILWFILAPVAHRWDLGPIYIIGTGFVIILLNLGRRQAGDLSAYSIFNEDFRELPGTLNADRLDRDIRAGQF from the exons ATGGGAGAGATTAATGAAGAAGACGAAGCAAAGAGCAATCACAGCAACATCGACGATAATGGTAATATGGCTGAAATCACCGTCAAAACTATTGGCCCTTCTCCTCCATCTCGCCTCCTCCTTCCTTCTCCCATCAAA GTCCGTGATTTGAGGAAGTTGGTTGCTGAAAATAGGCACCTACCAATTGAGAATTTAAGGCTTATCTTGCGCGGGAATGTATTGCATGATAGCAGAGATGAGGATGATATACGGCTTAATAATGGAG ATTCCCTGATTGTCGCTGTCAAACCAAAGCCGCCAGCAAAACATCTCCGAGATggatttgatgatgatgatgatgatctg AAGTTTCAGCTGCCACAATCAGCAAGTCGGTGGAAGAGGAGGCTTTATTTCTTTCTGCATGATAAGTTGAAGCTCCCTG aTATCCTTTTGATGGGACTTTTCTCTCTCAGTCTGAAGGCATGggctgtttttattttatggttcATTTTGGCACCTGTTGCCCACAGATGGGATCTGGGACCAATATAT ATAATTGGCACTGGCTTTGTTATCATCCTTCTGAATCTTGGGCGGAGGCAAGCTGGTGATCTCAG CGCGTATTCTATCTTCAATGAAGACTTCAGGGAGCTTCCTGGGACCCTTAACGCAGATCGCCTGGATAGAGACATTCGGGCTGGCCAGTTTTGA
- the LOC118051757 gene encoding uncharacterized protein isoform X3 gives MGEINEEDEAKSNHSNIDDNGNMAEITVKTIGPSPPSRLLLPSPIKVRDLRKLVAENRHLPIENLRLILRGNVLHDSRDEDDIRLNNGDSLIVAVKPKPPAKHLRDGFDDDDDDLKFQLPQSASRWKRRLYFFLHDKLKLPGEHLVEVPFDSEGMGCFYFMVHFGTCCPQMGSGTNIYNWHWLCYHPSESWAEASW, from the exons ATGGGAGAGATTAATGAAGAAGACGAAGCAAAGAGCAATCACAGCAACATCGACGATAATGGTAATATGGCTGAAATCACCGTCAAAACTATTGGCCCTTCTCCTCCATCTCGCCTCCTCCTTCCTTCTCCCATCAAA GTCCGTGATTTGAGGAAGTTGGTTGCTGAAAATAGGCACCTACCAATTGAGAATTTAAGGCTTATCTTGCGCGGGAATGTATTGCATGATAGCAGAGATGAGGATGATATACGGCTTAATAATGGAG ATTCCCTGATTGTCGCTGTCAAACCAAAGCCGCCAGCAAAACATCTCCGAGATggatttgatgatgatgatgatgatctg AAGTTTCAGCTGCCACAATCAGCAAGTCGGTGGAAGAGGAGGCTTTATTTCTTTCTGCATGATAAGTTGAAGCTCCCTGGTGAGCATCTAGTAGAAGTAccttttgat TCTGAAGGCATGggctgtttttattttatggttcATTTTGGCACCTGTTGCCCACAGATGGGATCTGGGACCAATATAT ATAATTGGCACTGGCTTTGTTATCATCCTTCTGAATCTTGGGCGGAGGCAAGCTGGTGA
- the LOC118051757 gene encoding uncharacterized protein isoform X2, translating into MKKTKQRAITATSTIMVRDLRKLVAENRHLPIENLRLILRGNVLHDSRDEDDIRLNNGDSLIVAVKPKPPAKHLRDGFDDDDDDLKFQLPQSASRWKRRLYFFLHDKLKLPDILLMGLFSLSLKAWAVFILWFILAPVAHRWDLGPIYIIGTGFVIILLNLGRRQAGDLSAYSIFNEDFRELPGTLNADRLDRDIRAGQF; encoded by the exons ATGAAGAAGACGAAGCAAAGAGCAATCACAGCAACATCGACGATAATG GTCCGTGATTTGAGGAAGTTGGTTGCTGAAAATAGGCACCTACCAATTGAGAATTTAAGGCTTATCTTGCGCGGGAATGTATTGCATGATAGCAGAGATGAGGATGATATACGGCTTAATAATGGAG ATTCCCTGATTGTCGCTGTCAAACCAAAGCCGCCAGCAAAACATCTCCGAGATggatttgatgatgatgatgatgatctg AAGTTTCAGCTGCCACAATCAGCAAGTCGGTGGAAGAGGAGGCTTTATTTCTTTCTGCATGATAAGTTGAAGCTCCCTG aTATCCTTTTGATGGGACTTTTCTCTCTCAGTCTGAAGGCATGggctgtttttattttatggttcATTTTGGCACCTGTTGCCCACAGATGGGATCTGGGACCAATATAT ATAATTGGCACTGGCTTTGTTATCATCCTTCTGAATCTTGGGCGGAGGCAAGCTGGTGATCTCAG CGCGTATTCTATCTTCAATGAAGACTTCAGGGAGCTTCCTGGGACCCTTAACGCAGATCGCCTGGATAGAGACATTCGGGCTGGCCAGTTTTGA